TTTTCAAAAAAGCGATATCATTAACGGTTAGTACGGCATAAGGATTTACCGTATTTGTCAATAGGGCTGTATAAGGAGGCAAGTCATTACCCACGACTGCATAAGAACCGCGGATCTTGGCCATATTGACAAATTCAGGTAGGTTCAACTTGTCATTCAGTACGATACCCAGACCTGCTGAAGGGTAGAAAAAGGATTTTGTACCAGTGAAAGCCAGTGTACTCGACCAGTCATTACGAGCCGTCAGATCCAAATAGATCCAATTATCATAGGCTAAATTTGCCGAGGCAAACACCGACTGTAATTGTCTGCGGTTGGCAGATAATGTGGAAGTGACAGGTGTAGTTGTATTTTGGATAAAGAATTGATTAGGAACCTTCAAGCCGTCTTTTCCTGTTGTGAAATCTGTTCCTTCTGTTTTCCAATCAGTGATACTTGTACCGACCAATCCTGTGATCTGCAATTTGTCGCTAACATTAAAGTTCATATTAGCAACGACATCACCATACTGCTGTGTAATGGTGGTATTTGTGTAGCTATATGCACCATTTTCGCGGGCAAGAATTTTTTGGGTTCCTGCATACGCTTTTCTATCCCAAACTTCACTCGTCCGGTCTACACTACCACGTGCCTGCACGCTGATCCATGGTGCAATTTTGTATTTTGCACTTCCGTTCAACAATAAGCGATTTCTGGTAGATCTTGTCGAATTCCGGTTTGCAATCCACCAGGGATTTTGTTGTGTAGTTTCATCATCCGAAAGTGTAAACCAATTCTGCTCATTGAGACTACGACTTGGATTAAATTTTTCGTAATTTTTATAATCTGCAATATTCAAACTGCGAGGTAAAAGATAAAGGCCGACTAAAGGACTGTAGTAGAAGCCCGAAGTAGGTGCATTATCCAATTTTTGTGTAATGTAGTTTGCACTCGCTTCAACCGTTAATTTATCATCAAAGAATGTTGCACTCTCTTTGAGGTTGAAGTTGTGGCGCATCAGGTCATTTTCTGGTAGTATTCCCTTTGCAAGGGTATTGGCATAAGAAAAGTAGGTTTGATTTTTCTCATTACCACCAGATAGCGTTAGTGAATTTGTGAAATTACTCCCCGTACGGAAGAATTCGCCAACATTATCGTAGTTAGCACCATTCGTTTTATCACCCCAACTAAATACACTCGTACCACTGTTTTTGCCTTTAGAACCTTGGCCATATTGGCTCTGGAACTTCGGTGTTGATACAGCTTGTTCGATTTGGGCACTTGATGAAAAGTTAATGGTCGTACGTCCTTGCTTTCCAGATTTGGTTGTAATCAAAATCACACCATTGGCGGCCTGACTACCATATAATGCTGCAGCTGAAGCCCCTTTTAATACGGAGATATTTTCTACATCTTCTGGATTGATAAGTGATATTGGATCTCCGCCATCGCGCTGACCACCGAAAACATTATCTGGTTGGTTGGCTAAGGTTTGGTTATTGATCGGTACACCATCGACAACATAAAGTACTTGGTTATTGCCGGAGGCAGATTTGTTACCACGTAAAACGACTTTTGCGGAACCACCTGGGCCTGAGGAGCTGGATGCTATATTAACCCCCGCTACTTTACCATTCAGGTTATTGGCCAAGTTGGTGCTTTTTACCTTGTTCAGTTCATCTCCACTAACCTGTTGTGTAGAGTAGGTCAGTGATTTCTGTGCGCGGCTGATACCCAGCGCCGTGACTACAACACTTTCAAGCTGTTGCGTCTGCTCATCTAGGCTTATTGTAACTGTTGTTTCTCCTGGACCAAGTGTAATCGTCTTATTTTCGTAGCCAATCGTGCTGATATTCAGGACACGATTTTTATCGTCTACATTGATCTGAAATGTTCCCTTACTGTCTGTGGAACTTGCTGTTGACGTTCCCAATACTTTAATGGTGGCGCCCACGAGTGGAGTTTTTGATTTTGCATCGACAACCGTTCCTTTCACTTGGCTGCTTTGCGCATGTAGTAAAGATGCTGAAAAAAGCATTGTCGGAACAATACTCAACATCTTCAGTGTAGTGTATAATTTGTTATTCATGTAGTATATGTGTTATATTCAGTTTTTTATATACATATTTTCACAACAGAAGTTATTTTCCACGGTAATGGGCTAATTCCATTTAGCATGTTGGTTAGGGGAATGGTATTGAATAGAGCTGGAGAGCAAAATAAGTGATTATTGTATGTTATTCAATATCCCAATTGATAGGAATGGGGGAAAGTGTGATTTCCTTTAATTAATACTAATTTACTACTGTTGATTAAAAATCAAAAATTTTAAGAAACAAAATTGATACAAATGTAGAGTGGATCGCGTTAACTAGTTGATTTTTAGTTTCGTGTTGTTTTGTAATTTTTTGTGCTTTGCCAAAAATGTATCTTTGTGGGGACATGTTAAATACTGAAAGGCTCCCA
The window above is part of the Sphingobacterium sp. ML3W genome. Proteins encoded here:
- a CDS encoding SusC/RagA family TonB-linked outer membrane protein, whose protein sequence is MNNKLYTTLKMLSIVPTMLFSASLLHAQSSQVKGTVVDAKSKTPLVGATIKVLGTSTASSTDSKGTFQINVDDKNRVLNISTIGYENKTITLGPGETTVTISLDEQTQQLESVVVTALGISRAQKSLTYSTQQVSGDELNKVKSTNLANNLNGKVAGVNIASSSSGPGGSAKVVLRGNKSASGNNQVLYVVDGVPINNQTLANQPDNVFGGQRDGGDPISLINPEDVENISVLKGASAAALYGSQAANGVILITTKSGKQGRTTINFSSSAQIEQAVSTPKFQSQYGQGSKGKNSGTSVFSWGDKTNGANYDNVGEFFRTGSNFTNSLTLSGGNEKNQTYFSYANTLAKGILPENDLMRHNFNLKESATFFDDKLTVEASANYITQKLDNAPTSGFYYSPLVGLYLLPRSLNIADYKNYEKFNPSRSLNEQNWFTLSDDETTQQNPWWIANRNSTRSTRNRLLLNGSAKYKIAPWISVQARGSVDRTSEVWDRKAYAGTQKILARENGAYSYTNTTITQQYGDVVANMNFNVSDKLQITGLVGTSITDWKTEGTDFTTGKDGLKVPNQFFIQNTTTPVTSTLSANRRQLQSVFASANLAYDNWIYLDLTARNDWSSTLAFTGTKSFFYPSAGLGIVLNDKLNLPEFVNMAKIRGSYAVVGNDLPPYTALLTNTVNPYAVLTVNDIAFLKTLKPEKTKSLEIGTEWRMWNNRLNVDVTYYKTNTTNQFFKVAASHASLNKQYAINAGNIQNQGVEALVSLDAIKNDNFTWTTSVNFTYNKNKIIELADAVPEFNLTGEGRNNFASKLEVGGSFGDIYGQDFVRDNQGRILISADGIPQKNNVYTKLGNSNPIWQMGWNNSFNYKNFNLSFLIDGKFNYDVMSVTQSLLDGYGVSKVTGDARANGGVIVNGVTPDGKAVTKVDAEQWYTSTAGMGPVSSQYIYDGTVVRLRELTFGYDFNIKDSFFKKLRVNAVGRNLFYISKKAPFDPEVTMSTGNALSGVDIFMMPATRNYGLTLNATF